A portion of the Bulleidia sp. zg-1006 genome contains these proteins:
- a CDS encoding DeoR/GlpR family DNA-binding transcription regulator — translation MKVNYSIVQERRNHIMALIQKLGEISVSTLAKEFSVSELTIRRDLQYWEDKGAVLRHHGGVKFVQTMVNLNTEYLTNDKYKHAIAKYAAQYVNDGDTIFINTSSTALLTIQYIINKRVIVITNNAKAVQLKHDPLLSIVLTGGELRFPKESMVGDFAMNNLKRVRANKCFLGCSGISHKDGITTAIMAEASINETMIERTTGERFILCDYTKVGNKHSFLSGNISDINYLISDINADDEEIEKIKEANVEVIKLTPLLKY, via the coding sequence ATGAAAGTTAATTATTCTATTGTCCAAGAAAGACGAAATCATATCATGGCGCTCATTCAAAAATTAGGTGAAATTAGTGTATCAACCTTAGCGAAAGAATTTAGTGTTTCCGAACTAACCATTCGTAGAGACTTGCAGTATTGGGAAGATAAAGGAGCGGTTTTGCGCCATCATGGTGGCGTCAAGTTTGTACAAACCATGGTAAATCTAAATACTGAATATCTAACCAACGATAAATATAAACACGCTATTGCTAAATACGCCGCTCAATACGTTAATGATGGAGATACCATTTTTATTAACACCAGTTCAACCGCTCTTTTAACCATTCAATACATCATTAACAAACGTGTTATTGTCATCACCAATAATGCCAAAGCCGTACAATTAAAGCATGATCCCCTGCTTTCCATTGTCTTAACCGGTGGCGAACTTCGTTTTCCAAAAGAATCCATGGTCGGTGATTTTGCAATGAACAATCTAAAACGAGTAAGGGCGAACAAATGTTTTCTAGGATGCAGTGGTATCAGTCACAAAGATGGAATCACAACCGCTATTATGGCAGAAGCTAGTATCAATGAAACCATGATTGAAAGAACAACTGGTGAGCGATTTATCCTATGTGATTATACAAAGGTAGGCAATAAACATTCCTTTCTATCCGGGAATATCAGTGATATCAATTATTTGATAAGCGATATTAATGCCGATGATGAAGAAATCGAAAAAATCAAAGAGGCAAATGTTGAAGTCATTAAGTTAACACCACTATTAAAATATTAA